A genomic segment from Bacteroidota bacterium encodes:
- the recN gene encoding DNA repair protein RecN, translating into MLQKLNIKNYAIIKQVDIEFHKNFNIITGETGAGKSILMGALGLILGDRADAKSIMTDEDKCVIEAQYFIKSYKLKPYFSANELDYDDVCIVRREITSNGKSRAFINDTPVTLNQLKDLGSLLIDIVSQHETLALNDNAFQLSVIDAIADHEDVLNNYKNNFQQYKKAEKYLAELMEREAKSKQDEDYFQFILNELVEANLQENEQQELELQLSILSNAEQIKEATYNAYAGLDVAEQNIIDQLRAIKNTITPVAKHNILIVDLAQRVEQSIVELKDIAAELDGISEKTNADPKELERVEERLQLLFALQKKHRVANNAELLALQQKLENDLLQIGSLQHEIEIKQTELTLLKNSLTNSAQTISSKRASVKTQVEQKVKLLLAQVAMPDASLQINQTVLATEQMNINGIDKIEFMFSANKGSAFQPISKVASGGELSRLMLCIKSLISEKVSLPSIVFDEIDTGISGEAALKVSQVLQKHASKHQIIAITHLPQIAAKADAHFNVYKQNIGNKTVSNIKLLNKSEQINEIAVMLSGNNPTDQVVLAAKELMMSN; encoded by the coding sequence ATGCTACAAAAGTTAAACATTAAAAATTACGCTATTATTAAACAAGTTGATATAGAGTTTCATAAAAACTTTAATATTATAACGGGTGAAACAGGTGCCGGTAAATCAATATTGATGGGCGCTTTGGGCTTAATTTTAGGCGATAGGGCAGATGCAAAATCTATTATGACCGATGAAGATAAATGTGTAATTGAGGCACAATATTTCATCAAATCGTACAAGCTAAAGCCTTATTTTAGTGCTAATGAATTAGATTATGACGATGTATGTATAGTAAGACGCGAAATTACCAGCAACGGTAAATCAAGAGCATTTATTAATGATACACCGGTAACTTTAAATCAGTTAAAAGATTTAGGCAGTTTATTAATTGATATAGTTAGCCAGCATGAAACATTGGCTTTAAACGATAATGCATTCCAATTATCGGTAATAGATGCCATTGCCGATCATGAAGACGTTTTAAACAATTATAAAAATAACTTTCAGCAGTATAAAAAAGCAGAAAAGTATTTGGCTGAATTGATGGAGCGTGAAGCAAAATCAAAACAAGATGAAGACTATTTCCAGTTTATTCTAAACGAATTGGTGGAAGCCAATTTACAGGAAAATGAACAACAGGAATTAGAATTACAGCTAAGCATATTAAGCAATGCAGAGCAAATAAAAGAAGCTACTTATAACGCTTATGCAGGTTTAGATGTAGCAGAGCAAAATATAATAGACCAATTACGCGCTATTAAAAATACCATTACGCCCGTTGCTAAACACAATATCTTAATAGTTGATTTGGCACAAAGAGTTGAACAAAGTATAGTAGAGTTAAAAGACATAGCTGCGGAGTTAGATGGCATTTCAGAAAAAACCAATGCAGACCCCAAAGAACTAGAACGTGTAGAAGAAAGATTACAGTTGTTATTTGCTTTGCAAAAAAAACACCGTGTAGCAAACAATGCAGAATTGTTGGCATTGCAACAAAAACTGGAAAATGATTTATTGCAAATAGGTTCATTACAACACGAAATTGAAATAAAACAAACAGAATTAACGTTACTCAAAAACAGTTTAACAAATAGTGCACAAACCATTAGTAGCAAGCGAGCCAGTGTTAAAACACAAGTGGAGCAAAAAGTAAAACTATTATTGGCACAGGTGGCTATGCCCGATGCGTCATTGCAAATAAACCAAACCGTATTGGCTACCGAGCAAATGAACATAAACGGAATAGATAAAATAGAGTTTATGTTTTCGGCCAATAAAGGTTCCGCATTTCAACCCATTAGCAAAGTAGCCAGTGGGGGAGAGCTGAGCCGTTTAATGTTATGTATTAAATCGCTCATTAGCGAAAAAGTAAGTTTACCAAGTATTGTTTTCGATGAGATAGATACAGGTATTAGCGGGGAAGCGGCATTAAAAGTATCGCAGGTATTACAAAAACATGCAAGTAAGCACCAAATAATAGCCATTACCCATTTACCACAAATTGCAGCCAAAGCTGATGCGCATTTTAATGTTTACAAACAAAACATAGGCAATAAAACAGTATCAAATATTAAATTGCTGAATAAAAGTGAACAAATTAATGAGATAGCAGTGATGCTAAGTGGTAATAATCCAACCGACCAGGTAGTATTAGCAGCCAAAGAATTAATGATGAGTAACTAA
- a CDS encoding O-antigen ligase family protein — protein MKVIFNKYNQSIMLFFLWLWTVGLFTVDKFRVLSSISMIGFSAIGLLSAPPKYWFKNYYNNKSFFALGISFFILFPSYLYSTNTDYLCKKVLLLLPYFVLPFTYVQIKPFNKDHIQIIINTFCIGVIITAVQALIYYYNNASEVNQAYLESRVMPTAVAHHPTFSLMCALAIYFLYYNFKNAETLKYQIINAVGAVLLVVFIHIFSVRAGLLAFYLLMLLAIYEQVIIYKKIKLVVAMVVVCLTVAGLTFAFSPTIRNKIANTQNDIDNYQSGKSVNNQSLGSRIISYKNAIEIASNTSVLFGCGLGDIEDLNNQLFATKYPEVSKRIIPHNQFLFYYAAIGLLGVFIFILAFYFPLYKNFSNLYLVAQYIVVTVAFLIEAFLTTQLGVSFSLLFLLLFINNKQASL, from the coding sequence ATGAAAGTAATTTTTAATAAATATAATCAATCCATTATGCTGTTTTTTTTATGGCTTTGGACTGTTGGTTTATTTACCGTAGATAAATTCAGAGTGCTTTCCAGTATATCCATGATTGGGTTTTCAGCCATTGGTTTGTTATCAGCACCACCTAAATATTGGTTTAAAAACTATTATAACAACAAATCATTTTTTGCATTAGGCATTAGTTTTTTTATACTATTTCCATCCTATTTATACTCTACCAATACCGATTACTTGTGTAAAAAAGTATTACTACTCCTGCCTTATTTTGTATTGCCCTTTACCTATGTACAAATTAAACCATTCAATAAAGACCATATACAAATTATCATCAATACCTTTTGTATAGGTGTAATTATAACTGCCGTACAGGCATTAATTTACTACTATAACAATGCCAGCGAGGTCAATCAGGCTTATTTAGAAAGCAGGGTAATGCCAACCGCAGTAGCACATCATCCAACATTTAGTTTAATGTGTGCTTTAGCCATTTATTTTTTATACTATAATTTTAAAAATGCTGAAACACTCAAATACCAAATTATCAATGCCGTAGGAGCTGTTTTATTAGTTGTATTTATTCATATATTTTCGGTAAGAGCAGGCTTACTAGCGTTCTATCTGCTAATGCTTTTAGCTATTTACGAACAAGTAATCATATACAAAAAGATAAAATTAGTAGTGGCTATGGTAGTGGTATGCTTAACCGTGGCAGGTTTAACCTTCGCGTTTTCACCTACCATTCGCAACAAAATAGCCAATACACAAAACGACATAGACAACTACCAAAGCGGTAAAAGTGTAAACAACCAATCATTGGGAAGCAGAATTATTTCCTACAAAAATGCCATTGAAATAGCCTCCAATACCTCCGTATTATTTGGTTGTGGGTTAGGCGATATTGAAGACCTCAATAACCAATTGTTTGCCACCAAATATCCCGAAGTAAGTAAAAGAATCATACCACATAATCAGTTCCTTTTTTATTATGCAGCCATTGGTTTATTAGGCGTATTCATATTTATACTAGCCTTTTATTTTCCATTGTATAAAAATTTCAGCAACCTGTACTTAGTAGCACAATACATAGTTGTTACCGTAGCGTTTTTAATTGAAGCCTTTCTAACCACCCAATTAGGTGTATCATTTTCACTGTTATTCCTGCTGTTGTTTATCAATAATAAGCAAGCAAGCTTATAG